A segment of the Thermomicrobiales bacterium genome:
CAGCCGATCGCACGGTCGACGACCCGCTGCAGGCCGAGGTCGCCTTCCGCACAGGCGCACTGATGCGCGAGCTCGACATGCCCGAGGAAGCAACCGAGCGGCTTGAGGTCGCACTGGATCGCGCTCGTCGGCTCGGCGACCTTTCGATGGAATCGCGCGCCCTGGGCATGCTCTCGCGGCTTGATTTGCAGTTGGGTCGGCGGGACGAAGCGATGCATCGTTTCGATGATGTCGTGGCGCTCGAATCGCGCCTCGGCAATCGCACCGAAGTCGCGCGAGCCAAGCTGGCCAAGGGCCAGATGTTCATTGAGGCGAGTCGACCGGCTGAGGCGATCCGCGAGCTGACCGATGCGCGCGACCTGATTCGCCAGGTGGATGACCCCGTCTTCAGCATTCAGTCGCACGGCCTGCTGGGTCGCGCGCTGATGCTCGTCCACCGCGAAGCCGAGGCGCTCAACGAGCTTGAGCATGCCGTCCACGGGGCGCGCGCGATGGGCGACATCCCCGGCGAGGCGCGCTGGCTGCTGGCCGCCGGTGAAGCGATGCTGCGCAGTGGCCAGTCCGACCACGCAACCGCGCTGGCGGAGCGCGCCGAAGAGCTCGCCCGTCTGACCGAAGACAACGCCTTGCGCTCCGAGGTCTATCACCTCGTCGGCCAGATCGCGTTGGCCGAGCAACGGCTGCCGGACGCCGAAGACGCGTTCATGTCCGCAGCTGCTGCGGGGCGTGCTGCCGGCATGCCTGGCCAGACGCTGCAATACCTGCCGCTGCTGGCGCGGCTCGCCGCCGAGTCGGGGCAATCGGACGAAGCGTTGCGCTACATCGACGCCGCGATCGACGAAGCTTCGGCAACCAGTGAGGTTGCACTCATCCCGCGTCTGCACAGCCAGGCCGCGCGGCTCCTGATGACCGCCGGGCAAGTGGAGGGCGCAGAACAGCGCTACATGCGTGCGGTGGATACAGCTGCCGCGCACGGCGACGACCACACCCGCGGACGTGCGCTTCAAGGCATCGCCGCCATTTATGACAAGCGCGACGATCTGGAGACAGCGCTCGACTTCTACCGCGACGCGCTGCAAGCGTCGATGACAGCCGACGATCAGCCGACAGTCGCCGCCGCGAACTACAACATCGGCGCGATCCTCTTCGATCAAAATCGCGATGATGAGGCTCGCAACCACCTGATCCAGGCACGCGACCACGCTGAACAGTTGCGCGACTTCGCCCTTGGCGATCGCGCGCGCTCATTACTGCGACAGCTCACGCCGCCGTCCGTCCCGTTCTCCGCCTGGGACCACGACGACGAGGAACTCGACCTCCCCATCAGCGAAGAACCCAGCCGCCCCCGCCACACCGACCCGCCGTATTAGGTTTCGGACTCAGTACGCTCTATAGGGGAAAACGGCGCGCAAACTTTTCGTACGGACAGGAACCGGCCTGTCCTCGCCGTGAGGCGACGCCCCCGCGCAGGATGACGGTATTCTGGACGTATCGCCCTCCATTCTGAGGCCGATGCGGTGCCACCGTGTCGGGTCGTCAGCATCCTGCGCGGGGAGTGATCGCCTCACGGCGATGGACAAGCCGGGTCATGTCCGTACGGGGGAGGAGAAGGGTGTGTCTCCCCCGACGCACTGCACACGACACACACATCTCGAGTCTGCCGGTACACTGGCTGCGGCGGGAGTGATGTCGCAGACGAGAGGGATGCGCGTGTTTGAGCGGTCAGGGGATGGATTCGGGCCACTGAATGGAGTGAGGGTCATCGACCTGGGGACGATGATCGCAGCGCCGTATGGCGCATCGCTGCTCGCGGACTTCGGTGCGGAGGTCATCAAGGTCGAGATGCCAGGCTCCGGTGATCCGAGCCGCGACCTGCTGCCGCAGATCGACGGCTACTCTGTCCGCTGGGCGGCGTTCGGACGCAACAAGAAATGCGTGACGATCAACCTCAAGACCGAATCGGGCCGCGCTCTCCTGCTCGACCTGGTACGAGAGTCGGACCTGATCATAGAAAACTTCCGTCCCGGCACGCTCGACCGCCTCGGCCTCGACTATGACACGCTGAAATCAGCCAACCCCGGCATCATCGTGGTGCGCATTTCTGGCTACGGGCAGTCCGGTCCAAACCGCGATCTGGCCGGATTCGGCACACCGGCGACGGCCTTCAGCGGCGTGACCTACCTGACCGGCCACACCGACCGACCGCCGGTGAGCCCACCGTTCTCGCTGGCGGACTACGTTGCCGGCCTGACCGGCGCGTTCTCGGCAATGATGGCGCTGTATTACCGCGACACCAGCGGCGATGCCGATGGACAGGAGGTGGATGTCTCGCTGTATGAGCCGCTGTTCCGCATGCTGGAGTCGCTCGTCGCCGAGTTTGACCAGCTCGGTCTCGTCCGCGAGCGCACGCCGTTTGTCGCCTCCGGTGCAAGCCCGGCCGGCACCTATCAGACGGCTGATGGCAAGTGGGCGGTGCTGGTCTGCAGCACCCAACGCACGTGGGAGCGACTGCCCGCCGCGATCGAGCGCCCCGATCTCCTGAGCGATCCGCGCTTTGCCACGAACGCCGACCGCGTGCAGCACGACGGCGAGTTGAACGCGATCCTGATCGACTGGTTCGGGCAGCGGACGTATGCCGAGGCAAAGGCGCTCCTGGATGCCGCCGGCTGCCCCGCCAGCCTGATCTACTCGATCGAGGACATCTTCGCCGATCCGCACTATCACGCGCGTGAGAACGTCGTTGAGGTCGATCATCCGACGATCGGTAAGCTGAAGATGCCGGGCATCGTGCCGAAGATGAGTCGCACACCCGGGAAGATCACGGCTGCTGGCCCCGCCCTCGGCGAGCACAATCTCGATGTCTTCGGTGATCTGCTGGGATTGTCCGAAGAGGATCTGGCGGACCTTGCGGACGCCGGTGTGATTTAGTCGACGTTGACAGGCAGCGGAGATGGCTGCTACCATCCGGTCAAACTGAACACGCATCGACGTTGAACGGAACAAGTACGCGCTCAGTCCTGACGCAGCGAGCCGACGGTTGGTGAAAAGTCGGTGTCAGCGCAGGCGCGGAATGGATCCGGGAGTTGCGCTCCGAACCGGGAATACCGCAGTAGGCAGCGCCGGCAGCTCTCCGTTATCAGGGAGCGGGATCGTACCATCTTCTCGATGGACGATTCGCTGAGGTGGGCCGTCCCGCACGGGAAGGCCAAACCGGGTGGCACCGCGGAGCGCGTCAGACGCCTTCGTCCCGATTTTGGGGACGAAGGTTTTTGTTGTCTCTGATTCTGGAGACACAAGCGGACGGGCGACGATACGGTGCATCTGCAGGCTTCACACACAGGACAGACTCGGCCAATGACGGTCGCCGAGTGGAGTCGAGCGAGTTGGCGTCGCTGAGCAACGTTCTCCCGCGCACTGCGCGACGCTTGATTGTTCTGTGAGTGAAAGCACGGATACCCACCATGGTCGACACGATTACCGAACAGCAGACCGCCGCCGAAGCGGCCGGTCCCAGGTACTCTCTCACCCTTGATGAGGTCGCGGCATTGCGCGACCAGGGGAACGTTATCCCGCTCTACCGCGAGATCATGGCTGATCTGGAGACCCCCGTTTCGGCGTACCTGAAAATTGCCGAGGGTCCCTACTCATTTCTGCTTGAGAGCGTTGAGGGCGGCACGACGCTGGCGCGCTACACCTTCCTCGGCTCGGACCCGTATCTGGTCGTCCGGCTGGAGAACGGCATCGCCAAGGTGAATCAGGGCGGCTACAAGCAAGCCGTTCCGTATGACGATCCGCTGGATGCTCTGCGCCAGTTCCTCGCACCGTACCGCAGCGTGCAGGTGGACGGCCTTCCAAGATTCCTCGGCGGTGCCGTTGGCTACCTGTCCTACGAGGCGGTGCGCTATTTCGAGAACCTGCCGGTTGCGCCGGAGCGACCGAATGACTTTCCCGACGGCGTGTTCATGTTCGTCGATTCGATGCTGGTATTCGATCACCTTGAGCGCAAGGTTAAGGTCGTCTCGCACGTCCACATCGACGACGCGACGCCGATCGAACAGTCCTACCAGGAGGCGATCGAGCGCATCGAGCGGCTGGCGGAGCGGCTGGAGGACGGCACCGCGGTCATCCCGGCCGGCGACCGCCCGCTTTCGGACCTGGCCGTTCGCGAACGCGCCAGATACAACATGGATCGACCGCAGTACAACGCGATGATCGAGCGCGCCAAGGAGTACATCCAGGCCGGCGACATCTTCCAGGTCGTCCTCTCGCAGCGTATCGAGGTCGAGACCGGCATTCATCCGTTCACGCTGTACCGGGCGTTGCGGACGGTGAATCCGTCGCCGTTCATGTTCTACCTGCAGCTCGGCGAAGAGCAGATCGTCGGCGCGTCGCCTGAGGCGCTGATTCGCATGGACGGTCGCAAGATGACGACGCACCCGATCGCCGGAACGCGCAGACGCGGAGCGGACGATGCCGAGGACATTCGGCTGGAGGCCGAGCTGCTGAGCGACGAGAAGGAGCGCGCCGAGCACGTCATGCTCGTCGATCTGGCGCGCAACGACATTGGCCGGGTTGCAACGCCCGGCACGGTCGAGGTTCCGGTGCTGCTGACGACCGAGCGCTTCTCGCACGTCATCCACCTCGTTAGCCACGTCACCGGCGAGATCCGCGACGACCTCAGCCCGGTCGATGCGTTGCGTGCCTGCTTCCCGGCCGGCACGGTCTCGGGCGCGCCGAAGATCCGGGCGATGGAGATCATCGCCGAGTTGGAGCGCGATCAGCGCGGCTTCTACTCCGGCTGCGTCGGGTATGTCGCCTACTCCGGCAACATGGACATGGCCCTCGCGCTTCGCACCGTCGCCTTCCGCGACGGCACAGTGATCATGCAAGCAGGTGGTGGGATCGTCTACGACTCGACCGCCGACTTCGAGTTCCAGGAAACACTGAACAAGATGGGCGCAAGTCTGCGGGCGATCGAGGTCGCTGAGCAGATCGAGCGCGATGCGCGCGGCCGAACATCGACCAGCGCGCTGAATGCGGAGGCGCGAGCATGATCGTCCTGATCGACAACTACGATTCGTTCACCTACAACCTGTACCAGTATCTCTGCGAGCTTGGTGCCGAGGTGAAGGTCGTCCGCAACGACAAGGTCAGCGTGCACGATATCCGGCTGATGCAGCCCGAGCGAGTCATCATATCGCCGGGGCCCTGCACGCCGCGCGAGGCTGGTATCTCGGTGCCGCTGGTGCAGGAGCTGGCCGGACAGGTGCCGATCCTCGGCGTCTGCCTCGGGCATCAGGCAATTGGCGCAGCATTCGGAGGCGAGATCGTCTCCGCCCCGGTGGTGATGCACGGCAAGCTCAGCCAGATCACCCACTACGGGCACGACCTCTTCGCTGGATTGCCGAATCCGTTCACCGCGACGCGCTACCACTCACTCATCGTTGAAGAGGAGTCGCTGCCGGACACGCTGGAGATCACGGCGCGATCGGAGGACGGCACGATCATGGCGCTGCGCCATCGCGAATGCGAAGTCTACGGCGTGCAGTTCCATCCAGAGTCGATCCTGACGACCGGCGGACATCGGTTGCTGGCCAACTTCCTGGGGCACGAGCGCCCTGCCGTTACCGATGGTCAACTCATCCACGGCTACTGATCGGGAGGACGATAGATGCTCAAGCCCTATATCCAGGCCGTCGTCGATGGTCAGCAGCTCGATCGCGCTGAGGCTACCAAGGCGATGGAAATCATCATGAACGGCGAGGCGTCGCCACCGCAGATCGGCTCGTTCCTGACGGCGATGCGGATCCGCGGCGAGACCGACGAGGAGCTGGCCGGATTTGCATCCGTCATGCGTGCCAAGGCGCTGCGCGTGCCGCTCGCCGGGGACTACCCGGTGGTCGACACCTGCGGAACCGGCGGCGACCATAGCAACTCGTTCAACATCTCGACGACGGCAGTTCGTTGTCGCCAGGCGTGGGCGTCCGTGCCGCCAAGCACGGCAACCGCGCTCGACCAGCCGCTGCGGCTCGGCTGATGTGCTGGAGGCCCTCGGCGTCAAGATCGAGCTGGCCCCAGAGCAGGTCGCTGAGTGCATCGACCGCGTTGGTATCGGGTTCATGTACGCACAGGCATTCCACCCGGCCATGCGGTTCGCCGGCCCGGTACGGCGTGAGATCGGTGTTCGCACAGTTTTCAACCTGCTGGGTCCGATCACGAACCCGGCCGGCGCGACGCACCAGGTGGTCGGCGTGCCGAGCGCCGACATCGCCAAGCGTCTGGCCAACGTGCTGGGCCTGCTCGGTTCGCAGCACGCGCTGGTCGTCAATTCCAGTGATGGGCTGGACGAGATCGGCATTGCCGGTCCGAGCAGCGTTTCCGAGATGGTCATGCGCGACAGCGTCTGGGTCACGAATTACGACGTCACGCCAGAGCAGTTCGGCCTTACGCGCTATGAGCCGGTAGCCGTTCGTGGCGGGAATGTCAGCGACAACCTGGAGATCATTCAGAACGTGCTCTCCGGTGCCGAGGGCGCGCAGCGCACGATCACGGTCTTCAACGCTGGTGCGGCGCTCTACGCTGCCGACGCGGTGGGCAGTATTCAGGACGGCATCGAGCTGGCCAAGTCGACGATCGACAGCGGCGCGGCGCGAGAGAAGCTTGAGGCACTTGTCTCGCTGACCAACCGGCTGACGGCCAGCGAGACGGTGGCGGCCTAACATGAGTACACGAGAGATTGAAGGCACGTACCTTCGAGATATTCTGATCAATACGGCCAACGAGGTCACCGTTCGCAAGGTGACAACTCCGCTGGCTGATGTTGAAGCAGCCGCGCGAACAACGCCGACGCCGGTCGATCTGATCGCCAGGCTACGCGAGCCGGGCGTCTCGGTGATCGCCGAGTTCAAGCGCGCGTCACCGTCCAAGGGACTGATCAATCCTGACGCGACGGTGGACTCTGTCGCGCGCGCCTATCTGAGCGCCGGTGCCGCCGGTATCTCTGTCCTGACCGACGAGCGCTTCTTTCGAGGATCGCTCGACGATTTGCGCGAGGTTGCGGCGTTCGCGCATGCTGCAGCACCGGCTGCCGGAGTGCTGCGCAAGGACTTCGTCATCGACTCATATCAGATCGCCGAGGCACGCGCGGCGGGTGCCGATTGCGTCCTGTTGATCGTCGCGGCGCTGGATGACGACGAGTTGCGCGATCTCTACGCGGCGGCTGCTGACTACGGCTTGCAGGCGCTCGTCGAAGTGCATGACGAGCAGGAGCTAGAGCGCGCGCTGGCGATCGACGCCACGCTCCTCGGCATCAACAGCCGCGATCTGCGCTCGTTCGCCGTCGATCTCGGGACGATCGAGCGCGTGGCGGCGCAAGTGCCGCCGACGGTCACGCTCGTTGGCGAGAGTGGCATCCGCACACGCGCTGATGTCGAGCGGCTGGAGGCTGCCGGGGTTCACGCAATCCTCGTCGGCGAGACACTGATGCGGGCTGCCGACCCGGCTGCTGCGCTGCGGGAGCTGGTCGGATGACGCGAGTGAAGATTTGCGGAATCAGCGATTCGCACCACGCGGCTGTCGCTGCCGAGAGCGGCGCGGATTTCATCGGCGTGGTGTTCTATCCACCAAGTATTCGTTATGTCACGCTTGTGCAGGCGCGTGAAGTAGCGGCAGCTGTCTCGGGAACCTCGACGAAGGTCGTCGGACTGTTCGTCAACACGCCGCCCGATGAGATCAACCGCGTCGCGGACACAGTCGGGTTGGATCTCGTGCAGCTCTCCGGCGATGAGACGCCGAAGGACGCGGCGCGAGTCGAGCGACCGATAGTCGCCACCGTCCGCGCGGATTCGTCCGGGCGTGTCGACGAGGAGCGCCGCTTCAACCGCTGGATCAACGGCTCGGTGCAACCCGCCGCGATCCTGCTTGATGCCCACGTGCCTGGCATGTACGGCGGCACCGGCACCGTCGCCGACTGGTTTGTTGCTGCGGACTTCGCTGCCCGCTACCCGGTGTTGCTGGCTGGTGGCCTGACGCCGACTAGTGTCGGCGAGGCGATCCGACGGGTGCATCCATATGCTGTTGATGTTTCGACAGGCGTCGAGACGGACGGTGTGAAAAACGAACACAAGATCCGCGCATTTATCGAAGCGGCGCGGCGTGCCGATGAAGAGCTCGCCCGCCGACAGTCGACCAGCACAGCTGCGATTTACGGGAGGTAACTGATGGCTTCGACGACACAACACCATCCACCCGCTGCGAGTCTGCCCGATGAGTTCGGACGGTTCGGGGAGTTCGGTGGTGCCTACGCGCCTGAAACGCTCATGCCAGCGATCCATCAGCTCACCCGCGCCTGGACGGAGGTGTCGGACGACCCAGCGTTTGAGCAGCAGCTCGCCGATCTGCACCGGACCTACATCGGTCGTCCCACGCCGCTGACTCACGCCGCCAATCTGTCGCAGCTCTGGGGCGGCGCGCAGGTCTATCTGAAGCGCGAGGACCTCGCCCATACTGGCGCACACAAGATCAACAACGCCATCGGTCAGGCGCTGTTGGCGAAGCGTATGGGTAAGCAGCGCATCATCGCCGAGACCGGCGCTGGTCAGCACGGCGTCGCGTCGGCGACCGCCTGCGCGCTCCTTGGCCTGGACTGCATCGTCTACATGGGCGAGATCGACATCCAGCGCCAGTCGCTCAACGTCTTCCGCATGAAGCTGCTCGGCGCAGAAGTGCGGCCCGTCTCCAGTGGATCGAAGACGCTGAAGGATGCGCTTAACGAAGCCATCCGCGATTGGGTGACGAACGTCGAGACGACGTATTACCTGCTCGGCACTGCCGCTGGCATGCACCCGTACCCCAAGATCGTCCGTGATCTGCAATCAATCATCGGTCGCGAGGCGCGTGCGCAGATTCAGGAAGCCATTGGCAAGATGCCAAAGGCGGTCGTCGCCTGCATCGGTGGCGGCTCGAACGCGATCGGTATTTTCCATCCGTTCGCTGACGATGAGGATGTCGCGCTCGTCGGCGCTGAGGCCGGTGGCTACGGCGTGGAAAGCGGCAAGCACGCCGCCAGCATCACCGCCGGCAAGGTCGGTGTGCTGCACGGCTCGAAGTCGTATCTGCTGCA
Coding sequences within it:
- a CDS encoding tetratricopeptide repeat protein encodes the protein MLELFSRWLRRYQGIEANPLYRLAADVTVGRMPLDRAIDSAQSFQVNGRIADGDLIELDHQVEFDARANPEFALNLARLNVATAQAKGFEKVLVDLRLRVADLLIHDRDDGEREHNLREALITAQRISYVAGQKRALNRLARGAFERGETEMARDLLIQQLDAGREESDTRDDIQTAILLADIALTDGDVANAHDLYHRAARSARRIGDYSSAVDALLRQVAILRERGDLHGCLMLLQQASDAADRTVDDPLQAEVAFRTGALMRELDMPEEATERLEVALDRARRLGDLSMESRALGMLSRLDLQLGRRDEAMHRFDDVVALESRLGNRTEVARAKLAKGQMFIEASRPAEAIRELTDARDLIRQVDDPVFSIQSHGLLGRALMLVHREAEALNELEHAVHGARAMGDIPGEARWLLAAGEAMLRSGQSDHATALAERAEELARLTEDNALRSEVYHLVGQIALAEQRLPDAEDAFMSAAAAGRAAGMPGQTLQYLPLLARLAAESGQSDEALRYIDAAIDEASATSEVALIPRLHSQAARLLMTAGQVEGAEQRYMRAVDTAAAHGDDHTRGRALQGIAAIYDKRDDLETALDFYRDALQASMTADDQPTVAAANYNIGAILFDQNRDDEARNHLIQARDHAEQLRDFALGDRARSLLRQLTPPSVPFSAWDHDDEELDLPISEEPSRPRHTDPPY
- a CDS encoding CoA transferase, yielding MFERSGDGFGPLNGVRVIDLGTMIAAPYGASLLADFGAEVIKVEMPGSGDPSRDLLPQIDGYSVRWAAFGRNKKCVTINLKTESGRALLLDLVRESDLIIENFRPGTLDRLGLDYDTLKSANPGIIVVRISGYGQSGPNRDLAGFGTPATAFSGVTYLTGHTDRPPVSPPFSLADYVAGLTGAFSAMMALYYRDTSGDADGQEVDVSLYEPLFRMLESLVAEFDQLGLVRERTPFVASGASPAGTYQTADGKWAVLVCSTQRTWERLPAAIERPDLLSDPRFATNADRVQHDGELNAILIDWFGQRTYAEAKALLDAAGCPASLIYSIEDIFADPHYHARENVVEVDHPTIGKLKMPGIVPKMSRTPGKITAAGPALGEHNLDVFGDLLGLSEEDLADLADAGVI
- the trpE gene encoding anthranilate synthase component I; this translates as MVDTITEQQTAAEAAGPRYSLTLDEVAALRDQGNVIPLYREIMADLETPVSAYLKIAEGPYSFLLESVEGGTTLARYTFLGSDPYLVVRLENGIAKVNQGGYKQAVPYDDPLDALRQFLAPYRSVQVDGLPRFLGGAVGYLSYEAVRYFENLPVAPERPNDFPDGVFMFVDSMLVFDHLERKVKVVSHVHIDDATPIEQSYQEAIERIERLAERLEDGTAVIPAGDRPLSDLAVRERARYNMDRPQYNAMIERAKEYIQAGDIFQVVLSQRIEVETGIHPFTLYRALRTVNPSPFMFYLQLGEEQIVGASPEALIRMDGRKMTTHPIAGTRRRGADDAEDIRLEAELLSDEKERAEHVMLVDLARNDIGRVATPGTVEVPVLLTTERFSHVIHLVSHVTGEIRDDLSPVDALRACFPAGTVSGAPKIRAMEIIAELERDQRGFYSGCVGYVAYSGNMDMALALRTVAFRDGTVIMQAGGGIVYDSTADFEFQETLNKMGASLRAIEVAEQIERDARGRTSTSALNAEARA
- a CDS encoding aminodeoxychorismate/anthranilate synthase component II, producing MIVLIDNYDSFTYNLYQYLCELGAEVKVVRNDKVSVHDIRLMQPERVIISPGPCTPREAGISVPLVQELAGQVPILGVCLGHQAIGAAFGGEIVSAPVVMHGKLSQITHYGHDLFAGLPNPFTATRYHSLIVEEESLPDTLEITARSEDGTIMALRHRECEVYGVQFHPESILTTGGHRLLANFLGHERPAVTDGQLIHGY
- the trpC gene encoding indole-3-glycerol phosphate synthase TrpC, which codes for MSTREIEGTYLRDILINTANEVTVRKVTTPLADVEAAARTTPTPVDLIARLREPGVSVIAEFKRASPSKGLINPDATVDSVARAYLSAGAAGISVLTDERFFRGSLDDLREVAAFAHAAAPAAGVLRKDFVIDSYQIAEARAAGADCVLLIVAALDDDELRDLYAAAADYGLQALVEVHDEQELERALAIDATLLGINSRDLRSFAVDLGTIERVAAQVPPTVTLVGESGIRTRADVERLEAAGVHAILVGETLMRAADPAAALRELVG
- a CDS encoding phosphoribosylanthranilate isomerase; the protein is MTRVKICGISDSHHAAVAAESGADFIGVVFYPPSIRYVTLVQAREVAAAVSGTSTKVVGLFVNTPPDEINRVADTVGLDLVQLSGDETPKDAARVERPIVATVRADSSGRVDEERRFNRWINGSVQPAAILLDAHVPGMYGGTGTVADWFVAADFAARYPVLLAGGLTPTSVGEAIRRVHPYAVDVSTGVETDGVKNEHKIRAFIEAARRADEELARRQSTSTAAIYGR
- the trpB gene encoding tryptophan synthase subunit beta — protein: MASTTQHHPPAASLPDEFGRFGEFGGAYAPETLMPAIHQLTRAWTEVSDDPAFEQQLADLHRTYIGRPTPLTHAANLSQLWGGAQVYLKREDLAHTGAHKINNAIGQALLAKRMGKQRIIAETGAGQHGVASATACALLGLDCIVYMGEIDIQRQSLNVFRMKLLGAEVRPVSSGSKTLKDALNEAIRDWVTNVETTYYLLGTAAGMHPYPKIVRDLQSIIGREARAQIQEAIGKMPKAVVACIGGGSNAIGIFHPFADDEDVALVGAEAGGYGVESGKHAASITAGKVGVLHGSKSYLLQDEHGQVIEAHSISAGLDYPGVGPELSYLHSIGRLEAGAVTDQEALEGLKLLSVTEGIIPALESAHAIYLAETIAKRYEPEDAIIINLSGRGDKDMHTVAQALGVTL